A single region of the Lotus japonicus ecotype B-129 chromosome 4, LjGifu_v1.2 genome encodes:
- the LOC130714119 gene encoding uncharacterized protein At4g04775-like, translating to MSQTSRESRSGSKSSSSIAVRRTIIRRGRCNCGDLVVYLTSHTDINPNRNFWRCRHFLRPNDCGFFLWDDESGLDGAERQNVIEGVKTFEELEDMKRRLAERQMELEATKRKWEDTLTKLEDMKTKLEDSQLKIVNLQWNLK from the exons ATGTCTCAAACGTCAAGGGAATCTCGATCTGGTTcaaaatcttcttcttccattgctgTTCGACGCACAATAATACGACGTGGGAGGTGTAATTGCGGAGACCTGGTAGTGTATTTGACTTCCCACACTGATATTAACCCGAATAGAAATTTCTGGAGATGCAGACATTTCTTG AGACCAAATGACTGTGGCTTTTTTCTATGGGATGATGAGTCTGGCTTAGATGGTGCAGAGAGACAAAATGTAATTGAAGGGGTGAAAACATTTGAAGAATTGGAGGATATGAAAAGGAGATTGGCAGAAAGACAGATGGAATTGGAGGCTACGAAGAGGAAGTGGGAGGACACTTTGACCAAATTGGAGGACATGAAGACCAAATTGGAGGATAGCCAGTTGAAGATTGTCAATCTGCAATGGAACCTTAAATGA
- the LOC130713362 gene encoding uncharacterized protein LOC130713362 has protein sequence MWPNEKSGKIDSTGSTAFSLCCLKGKVDLPFLPKPPSLLLDLLTDKDPRAQNFKENIRAYNNMFAFTSMGGKVLTSISDGGGPPQFVLSGQNYHRIGSLIPRQGQPPKFAQLYIYDTQNENANRVQNVSSNGKGQGLDLSLVEDLKQMIDNNNVLAKIFRQVREHLNSNDSAQLSIRLFKARGKDPRTYNMPSTDEVAALIVGDIGDSDFGRDVVVKMDDGFLTNIHETHTAFIPLQYPILFPYGEDGFREDIPISEMFRNMGSYKRWKVSLRQFIAFRVQERNHEYGNIVFAKRLFQQFVVDSYTMIEANRFSYIRFNQKVIRADYLNGVAEAIDKGETDPSSVEKRIILPPSFTGGRHYMFNNCQDAMSICKKYGYPDLFITATCNSQWGEIQRFVRCRKLKAEDRPDICVRVFKMKLDNLMSDLRKGKIFGAVDAGVPLDNGFVVPYNPRLLMRYQGHINVEYCNKSNEIKYLFKYINKGSDRVNVQISKAKDGESDQDEIKQFYDCRYLTPCEAAWRTFKFDIHDRWPPVKHLTFHLSGQQCVLFNDDDDLEGVVDKCSTKDTQFLAWMKANKIYPEGRSLTYAEYPSMFVFNKGSQVWQRRKKGFSLGRLQYIAPGMGEVYYMRILLTKQRGCDSFKSLRTVKGVTYPTIQDACDAMGLMEDEREYIDGIIHISEFGSGVYMRDLFATLLSSNAISKPREVWDKTWRILSDGILYERRKLLRMPGLQINDADLMNLCLIELEKVLQGNGRSLKEWPSLPYPSFSETFRFENQFVADELNYKKEEMNKTHQELVKCLTSEQKQVYTKVLTAVASNNGVFFFLYGFGGSGKTFVWNTLSAALRSKGKILLNVASSGIASLLLPGGRTAHSRFAIPISIHELSTCNVRQGSHKAELLQKASLIIWDEAPMLNKHCFEALDRTLNDIMKTQGTFGHDIPFGGKVVVLGGDFRQILPVVLKGSRSDIVSSTVNSSYLWKYCKVMKLTTNMRLQHAASSSSAQEIKEFADWLLQVGDGTVKSIDDDDDDDSMIEIPSDLLIKESEKPLLELVNFAYPNIVANLEKHEYWEQRALLAPTLESVEEVNNFMLSMIPGEETEYLSYDTPCRSDEDSDIDAEWFTSEFLNDVKCSGIPNHRIVLKVGVPIMLICNMDPSSGLCNGTRLLVTHLTPYIIVATTLSGFKSGKPVYIPRLSLTPSDTGLPFKFQRRQFPITVCFAMTINKSQGQSLSHVGLYLPRPVFTHGRLYVALSRVKSRKGLKILIGDDKGLVSNCTRNVVYEEVFQNI, from the exons ATGTGGCCTAATGAGAAATCTGGCAAGATTGATTCCACTGGATCAACGGCTTTTTCATTGTGTTGTCTAAAGGGAAAAGTTGATTTACCTTTTCTCCCTAAACCTCCATCTCTACTTCTTGATTTACTCACTGACAAAGATCCTAGAGCTCAGAATTTCAAGGAGAACATACGAGCGTATAACAACATGTTTGCATTTACGTCTATGGGAGGAAAGGTTCTAACATCCATTAGTGATGGGGGGGGACCCCCTCAATTTGTCTTGAGTGGCCAAAACTATCACCGAATCGGTTCTCTTATCCCCCGTCAAGGGCAACCTCCAAAATTTGCTCAACTATACATTTATGACACTCAAAATGAGAATGCAAATAGAGTCCAGAATGTGAG TTCGAATGGAAAAGGGCAAGGTCTTGATCTTTCTTTAGTAGAAGACTTGAAACAAATGATTGACAATAACAATGTTCTGGCCAAAATCTTTAGGCAGGTTCGCGAACACTTGAACTCTAATGATTCTGCTCAATTATCCATCCGTCTTTTCAAAGCTAGAGGGAAAGATCCAAGAACCTATAATATGCCCTCAACAGATGAGGTTGCAGCGTTGATTGTTGGGGACATTGGCGACTCAGACTTTGGGAGAGATGTTGTTGTTAAAATGGACGACGGATTCCTCACAAATATTCATGAAACCCATACAGCTTTCATTCCATTGCAGTATcctattttatttccttatggAGAAGATGGCTTTCGGGAAGATATCCCTATCAGTGAGATGTTCAGAAACATGGGTAGCTACAAGAGATGGAAAGTTTCTTTGAGGCAATTCATTGCTTTTCGTGTTCAAGAAAGAAATCATGAGTATGGAAACATAGTTTTTGCCAAGAGGTTGTTCCAACAATTTGTGGTAGACTCATATACCATGATTGAAGCGAATAGGTTTTCTTATATTCGTTTCAATCAAAAAGTGATTAGAGCAGATTATTTAAATGGCGTTGCAGAGGCAATTGATAAGGGGGAGACAGACCCGTCATCAGTAGAAAAGCGCATTATATTGCCTCCTTCCTTTACCGGTGGTCGCCATTACATGTTTAACAATTGTCAGGATGCAATGTCAATATGCAAAAAATATGGATACCCTGATCTTTTTATTACTGCCACGTGTAATTCCCAATGGGGGGAGATTCAGAGGTTTGTTCGTTGTAGGAAATTGAAAGCAGAAGATAGGCCTGACATTTGTGTTAGAGTGTTCAAGATGAAACTTGATAATTTGATGTCTGATTTAAGGAAAGGAAAAATATTTGGAGCTGTTGATGCAG GAGTTCCGCTTGACAATGGGTTTGTTGTCCCTTACAATCCACGGCTTTTAATGCGCTACCAGGGTCATATAAATGTTGAGTATTGCAATAAatcaaatgaaattaaatacctattcaaatatataaataaaggtAGTGATCGAGTGAACGTCCAAATTTCCAAAGCAAAAGATGGAGAGTCAGACCAAGATGAAATTAAACAGTTTTATGATTGCAG gTATCTAACTCCTTGTGAGGCTGCATGGAGGACATTCAAATTTGATATCCATGATAGATGGCCGCCTGTAAAGCACTTAACATTTCATCTTTCGGGTCAACAATGCGTTTTGTTCAACGATGACGACGACTTGGAAGGAGTAGTTGACAAATGTTCAACTAAGGATACCCAATTCTTAGCATGGATGAAAGCTAATAAGATCTACCCTGAGGGTAGAAGTTTGACTTATGCGGAATATCCTTCTATGTTTGTTTTTAACAAAGGGTCCCAAGTATGGCAGCGTAGGAAGAAAGGGTTCTCCCTTGGTCGTCTTCAATACATTGCTCCAGGAATGGGAGAAGTGTACTATATGAGGATATTATTAACCAAGCAAAGAGGGTGTGACAGTTTTAAAAGCTTGAGAACTGTGAAAGGGGTTACTTATCCAACAATTCAAGATGCATGCGATGCCATGGGTCTAATGGAAGATGAGAGAGAGTATATTGATGGTATTATTCACATAAGTGAGTTTGGTTCAGGAGTCTATATGAGGGATTTATTTGCTACATTGTTATCCTCAAACGCAATAAGTAAGCCAAGAGAAGTATGGGATAAAACATGGAGGATTTTAAGTGATGGGATTCTATATGAAAGAAGAAAGTTGCTTAGAATGCCAG GTCTTCAAATAAATGATGCAGATTTGATGAATCTATGTCTAATTGAGTTAGAGAAGGTGTTACAAGGCAATGGAAGGTCTCTTAAAGAATGGCCTAGCTTGCCTTATCCATCTTTTAGTGAGACATTTCGGTTCGAAAACCAATTTGTTGCAGACGAACTTAATTACAAGAAGGAGGAAATGAACAAGACACATCAAGAATTGGTTAAATGTCTAACTTCTGAGCAAAAACAAGTTTATACAAAG GTATTAACCGCTGTGGCTTCCAATaatggggttttttttttcctatatgGATTTGGGGGATCTGGGAAAACTTTTGTATGGAATACTCTGTCTGCTGCGCTGCGGTCTAAAGGAAAAATCCTTCTGAATGTTGCGTCAAGTGGGATTGCTTCCCTATTATTACCTGGAGGGAGAACTGCTCACTCAAGATTTGCTATTCCTATTTCAATTCATGAATTATCCACATGTAATGTTCGGCAAGGTTCTCATAAAGCTGAATTACTTCAAAAAGCAAGTCTTATCATTTGGGATGAAGCCCCAATGTTGAATAAACACTGTTTTGAAGCTTTAGACAGAACTCTTAATGACATTATGAAGACTCAAGGAACCTTTGGCCATGATATTCCTTTTGGTGGAAAAGTTGTGGTTTTGGGCGGAGACTTCAGACAAATTCTTCCAGTTGTATTGAAAGGAAGTAGATCAGACATTGTTTCTTCTACTGTGAATTCATCATACTTATGGAAGTACTGTAAAGTTATGAAGTTAACTACTAACATGAGATTACAACATGctgcttcctcttcttcagctcaGGAAATCAAAGAATTCGCAGATTGGCTCCTTCAAGTTGGGGATGGTACAGTTAAGtctattgatgatgatgatgatgatgattcaaTGATAGAGATTCCCTCTGATTTGTTAATAAAGGAGAGTGAAAAACCATTACTTGAATTGGTGAATTTTGCATATCCCAATATTGTTGCTAATTTGGAAAAACATGAATATTGGGAACAAAGAGCACTCCTTGCACCTACTCTAGAAAGTGTAGAAGAGGTCAACAACTTCATGCTATCTATGATTCCTGGGGAGGAAACAGAGTATTTGAGCTACGATACTCCATGTAGATCTGATGAAGATTCTGATATTGATGCTGAATGGTTTACTTCAGAATTTTTGAATGATGTTAAATGCTCTGGTATTCCAAACCACCGGATTGTTCTAAAAGTTGGGGTCCCTATCATGCTCATCTGTAATATGGATCCAAGTTCTGGATTGTGTAATGGGACCAGATTGTTGGTTACTCACTTGACGCCTTATATAATTGTTGCCACAACTTTATCAGGATTTAAATCAGGTAAACCTGTTTATATTCCTAGATTAAGTCTAACTCCTTCCGACACTGGCCTTCCATTTAAATTTCAACGAAGGCAGTTCCCTATAACTGTgtgttttgcaatgactatcAATAAGAGTCAAGGGCAATCGTTATCCCATGTTGGATTATATCTCCCTAGACCTGTCTTCACACACGGGCGGCTATATGTAGCTCTATCAAGGGTAAAGtctagaaaagggttgaagatTCTCATTGGGGATGACAAAGGTTTAGTTTCAAATTGCACTCGAAATGTAGTTTATGAAGAAGTTTTTCAGAACATATGA
- the LOC130709882 gene encoding ruvB-like protein 1 has product MIRQKKMAGRALLLAGPPGTGKTALALGICQELGTKVPFCPMVGSEVYSSEVKKTEVLMENFRRAIGLRIKENKEVYEGEVTELSPEETESVTGGYGKSISHVIIGLKTVKGTKQLKLDPTIYDALIKEKVAVGDVIYIEANSGAVKRVGRSDAFATEFDLEAEEYVPLPKGEVHKKKEIVQDVTLHDLDAANARPQGGQDILSLMGQMMKPRKTEITDKLRQEVNKEVVNRYIDEGVAELVPGVLFIDEVHMLDMECFSYLNRALESSLSPIVIFATNRGICNVRGTDMASPHGIPVDLLDRLAIVRTLIYGPAEMIQILAIRAQVEELVVDEESLAFLGEIGQRTSLRHAVQLLSPASIVAQIHSSFHSSSNSLHLLNINNAIHSIGKPESQLVHGVNPVNIAELSPAPYTSLQLQNFEGHECDIPRDTGRDQ; this is encoded by the exons ATGATACGCCAGAAGAAGATGGCTGGCCGTGCCCTCCTCCTTGCCGGACCGCCTGGGACCGGCAAGACTGCTTTAGCACTCGGGATATGTCAGGAGCTCGGAACCAAG GTTCCATTTTGCCCAATGGTTGGCTCAGaagtatactcatcagaagtaaAGAAGACAGAAGTTCTTATGGAAAATTTCCGACGGGCTATTGGTCTGCGTATTAAGGAAAACAAGGAAGTATATGAAGGAGAG GTAACCGAGCTCTCTCCAGAAGAAACTGAGAGCGTAACAGGCGGTTATGGTAAAAGTATTAGTCATGTGATAATTGGGTTGAAGACAGTGAAAGGAACCAAGCAACTCAAGTTGGACCCCACCATATATGATGCTTTGATTAAGGAAAAG GTAGCTGTTGGGGATGTTATATATATTGAAGCAAATAGTGGGGCTGTGAAAAGGGTAGGCCGAAGTGATGCTTTTGCTACAGAGTTTGACCTTGAAGCAGAGGAATATGTTCCACTTCCTAAAGGAGAGGTTCACAAAAAGAAGGAGATTGTTCAG gaTGTAACCCTACATGATCTGGATGCTGCCAATGCACGACCTCAAGGAGGGCAAGATATTCTATCTCTTATGGGTCAGATGATGAAACCCAGGAAAACAGAAATCACTGACAAGTTGAGACAAGAAGTTAATAAGGAG GTTGTCAACCGATATATTGATGAAGGTGTAGCAGAGCTTGTTCCCGGAGTTCTGTTTATTGATGAG GTGCATATGCTAGATATGGAGTGTTTTTCCTATCTTAATCGTGCTTTAGAGAGCTCCCTATCTCCAATAGTTATCTTTGCTACAAATAGAGGAATTTGCAATGTGAG AGGGACTGATATGGCCAGTCCTCATGGCATACCTGTTGACCTGCTGGACCGGCTGGCGATCGTTCGAACACTAATCTATGGTCCTGCTGAGATGATACAG ATTCTAGCTATCCGTGCTCAAGTAGAGGAACTGGTTGTGGATGAGGAAAGTTTAGCTTTCCTAGGGGAGATTGGACAAAGGACATCTTTAAG GCACGCGGTTCAGCTTTTATCACCTGCCAGCATTGTTGCACAAATTCACTCTTCATTTCATTCTTCATCAAACAGCCTACACCTTCTCAACATAAACAATGCGATCCACAGCATTGGTAAACCGGAATCTCAGCTGGTCCATGGAGTTAATCCCGTTAACATCGCAGAATTGTCTCCAGCCCCCTACACATCTTTGCAACTCCAGAATTTTGAAGGACATGAATGCGATATTCCCCGGGATACAGGAAGGGACCAATGA
- the LOC130712018 gene encoding uncharacterized protein LOC130712018, with product MALRVDDVSTICASKDTWTIVVKVIRLWLTPSYSGSKLPSSLEMVLMDSKGSKIHATIRRTLVYRFQNQISEGRVYQISFFGVCENGGDFRTTCHPYKINFQMHSTVRVMANTSISANSFFFMALSDVVFKEPDTSFLIDVIGILTGSSGSKSLKNMAKFKRGLPLKLTKMGTHELDEGAEKQI from the exons ATGGCCCTTCGAGTTGATGATGTCTCCACAATTTGTGCTTCCAAAGACACCTGGACCATCGTTGTGAAGGTTATTCGGCTTTGGTTAACACCTAGCTACTCCGGTTCCAAGCTTCCTTCATCCTTGGAAATGGTTTTAATGGATTCGAAG GGTTCCAAAATTCATGCTACCATCAGGCGTACCTTGGTTTACCGCTTCCAAAACCAGATCTCTGAGGGTCGTGTGTATCAGATCTCTTTCTTTGGTGTTTGTGAAAATGGAGGTGATTTCAGGACGACCTGTCATCCTTACAAGATAAATTTCCAGATGCATTCCACTGTTAGGGTCATGGCTAACACCTCCATTTCAGCAAACTCTTTCTTTTTCATGGCTTTGTCTGATGTTGTGTTCAAAGAACCAGACACCTCATTTCTTATTG ATGTGATAGGAATCCTCACTGGCTCATCTGGGAGCAAGAGTTTGAAAAACATGGCAAAGTTCAAAAGAGGATTACCCTTGAAATTGACCAAGATGG GAACTCATGAATTGGATGAAGGAGCTGAAAAGCAAATATGA
- the LOC130714579 gene encoding putative pentatricopeptide repeat-containing protein At1g12700, mitochondrial, whose product MLRRIASLSRLRHLQQHMGTISIARYNDYHSAKTNINETERHNNKQFLDFMRDNCKKGKVRNLDQALNLFHFMAKMKPLPSVADFTLLLGEIVRMKHYTTAISLVKHMCYPLRIKVDTFTLNVVIKCLCRLNLVRFGFSVLGTMFKLGLEPSVVTHTILIDGLCGKRDMAQAVALADHVEKMGFLSDIKMYGVLVNGFCKMGDTSMAVEWLRKMEERNLKPNVVVYSTIVDSLCKDGLVSEAFNLCSEMSSKGIRPNLVTYTCLIRGLCNFGRWEEASLLMDEMMKTGMMPDLQLLNVLVDAFCKEGKIMMAKGVIGFMIRRGKGPDVFTYNSLIDRYCSENKMNEAMGVFNLMVSRGCSPDMVAYTTLFHGWCKNKNANEAMHLLDEMGKMGFTLDLVGWTTLINGFCQVGKPLAAKELFLNMHKYGQVPNLQTCGVILDGLCKGNLFSEALSLFEAMEKSNLELNIVIYSILLDGMCSAGKLNDAWELFSSLPSKGLQINVYTYTIMIKGFCKQGLLDKAEDLLMKMEENGCPPDSCSYNVFVQGLLREKDIARSIKYLTIIADKGFSVDASTTEIIFDYLSTSEGDNGFREFLRPKR is encoded by the coding sequence ATGCTGCGTAGAATCGCTTCTCTCTCTCGTCTTCGTCATCTCCAACAACACATGGGTACCATCTCTATTGCAAGGTACAATGACTACCATAGTGCAAAGACAAACATCAATGAGACTGAGAGGCACAACAACAAACAGTTCCTGGACTTCATGAGAGACAACTGCAAGAAAGGTAAAGTGCGAAACCTCGATCAGGCTTTGAATTTGTTTCATTTTATGGCTAAAATGAAGCCTTTGCCGTCCGTAGCGGACTTTACTTTGTTGTTGGGGGAGATTGTCAGGATGAAGCATTACACAACTGCTATATCTTTAGTTAAGCACATGTGTTATCCGCTTCGGATTAAGGTTGATACGTTTACTCTTAATGTTGTCATCAAGTGTCTTTGCCGTTTGAATTTGGTTCGTTTCGGGTTCTCGGTCTTGGGGACTATGTTCAAGCTTGGCTTGGAGCCTTCTGTGGTGACTCATACTATTCTCATTGATGGGCTTTGTGGTAAACGCGATATGGCTCAGGCGGTGGCGTTGGCTGATCATGTTGAGAAGATGGGATTTCTGTCGGATATTAAGATGTATGGTGTGTTGGTTAATGGGTTTTGTAAGATGGGTGACACTTCAATGGCTGTTGAATGGTTAAGGAAGATGGAAGAAAGGAATTTGAAACCTAATGTGGTGGTTTACAGCACAATTGTGGATAGTTTGTGCAAGGATGGATTGGTATCTGAGGCTTTTAATTTGTGCTCAGAGATGAGTAGCAAAGGTATTCGGCCTAATCTTGTCACTTACACTTGTTTGATTCGAGGTCTTTGCAATTTCGGACGGTGGGAGGAGGCCAGCTTGCTAATGGATGAGATGATGAAAACGGGTATGATGCCAGATTTGCAGCTGCTTAATGTTTTAGTGGATGCTTTTTGCAAAGAAGGGAAAATTATGATGGCAAAAGGCGTGATTGGCTTTATGATTCGGAGAGGGAAGGGGCCAGATGTCTTCACCTATAATTCATTGATTGATAGATATTGTTcggaaaataaaatgaatgagGCCATGGGAGTGTTTAATTTAATGGTTAGTAGGGGCTGTTCACCAGACATGGTAGCTTATACTACACTTTTCCATGGATGGTGTAAGAATAAAAACGCTAATGAGGCTATGCATCTCttggatgaaatgggtaagatgGGATTCACTCTTGATCTTGTCGGTTGGACCACTCTTATTAATGGGTTTTGTCAAGTAGGTAAACCATTAGCTGCAAAAGAACTGTTTCTCAATATGCACAAATATGGCCAAGTTCCCAATCTCCAAACTTGTGGCGTCATATTGGATGGCCTATGTAAAGGGAATCTTTTTTCTGAGGCACTATCATTATTTGAGGCAATGGAGAAGAGTAATTTGGAACTTAATATTGTGATTTATAGTATTTTGCTTGATGGAATGTGCAGTGCTGGAAAACTGAATGATGCATGGGAACTGTTTTCTTCTTTGCCTTCTAAAGGCTTGCAAATAAATGTTTATACTTATACCATTATGATAAAAGGTTTCTGTAAACAAGGACTTTTGGATAAAGCTGAAGACCTACTTATGAAAATGGAAGAGAATGGCTGCCCACCAGATAGCTGCTCTTACAATGTCTTTGTTCAGGGATTGCTGAGAGAAAAGGACATTGCAAGGTCAATCAAATACCTAACAataattgctgacaaaggttttTCAGTAGATGCTTCCACCACAGAAATTATTTTTGACTACTTATCTACTAGTGAAGGAGACAACGGATTTCGAGAATTTTTACGCCCTAAAAGATAA
- the LOC130715919 gene encoding protein BUD31 homolog 2, whose amino-acid sequence MPKVKTNRVKYPEGWELIEPTIRELQAKMREAENDPHDGKRKCETLWPIFKIAHQKSRYIFDLYHRRKEISKELYEFCLDQGYADRNLIAKWKKPGYERLCCLRCMQPRDHNFATTCVCRVPKQLREEKVIECVHCGCKGCASGD is encoded by the exons ATGCCTAAAGTGAAGACGAACCGTGTTAAATACCCAGAGGGATGGGAATTAATCGAGCCCACGATCCGTGAACTTCAAGCAAAGATGAGGGAAG CTGAGAATGATCCACATGATGGCAAAAGAAAGTGTGAGACTTTGTGGCCTATATTTAAAATTGCACACCAGAAGAGCCGATACATATTTGACCTCTACCATCGGAGGAAGGAGATTTCTAAGGAGTTATATGAATTCTGTTTAGATCAAGGATACGCTGACCGCAACCTGATTGCAAAGTGGAAGAAG CCTGGTTATGAACGTCTGTGCTGCTTGAGGTGCATGCAACCGCGCGATCACAATTTTGCCACCACATGTGTTTGTAGAGTACCCAAGCAACTTAGGGAGGAGAAGGTAATAGAGTGTGTCCATTGTGGTTGCAAGGGCTGTGCAAGTGGGGACTGA